The following proteins come from a genomic window of Gloeomargarita sp. SRBZ-1_bins_9:
- the ntrB gene encoding nitrate ABC transporter permease, protein MVTAPSPGFSPPRWHQWRQKYAPQVLPPLVGIGGFLLLWQVLSMAGVTRLPAPSTLLTDDSTRQLLLNPFFDRGGLDKGLFWQTLASLTRVAKGYGAAAVVGVSLGIWVGVNPIVNRALDPLFQFLRMIAPLAWVPITLIALPNVQTAAIFVIFITSVWPILLNTAVGVRQIPQDYKNVAMVLQLNPRAYFFKILLPAALPYIFTGLRIAIGLAWLAIIAAEIVMSGVVGIGFFIWDAYQQNYVSEVILAVIYIGAVGLILDRLVAWVQRLIVPQQ, encoded by the coding sequence ATGGTTACGGCTCCCAGTCCTGGTTTTTCACCCCCCCGCTGGCACCAGTGGCGGCAGAAATATGCTCCGCAGGTGCTCCCACCCCTGGTGGGCATTGGGGGATTTTTGCTGCTGTGGCAGGTGCTTTCGATGGCGGGGGTGACCCGGCTGCCGGCCCCCAGCACCCTATTGACGGACGACAGCACGCGCCAATTGCTGCTCAATCCCTTTTTCGACCGGGGGGGCTTGGATAAGGGCCTGTTTTGGCAAACCCTGGCCAGTTTGACGCGGGTGGCCAAGGGTTACGGTGCGGCGGCGGTGGTGGGGGTGAGTTTGGGCATCTGGGTGGGGGTTAACCCCATCGTCAACCGGGCGTTGGACCCCCTGTTTCAGTTCCTGCGCATGATTGCCCCCTTGGCCTGGGTGCCCATTACCCTAATTGCCCTGCCCAATGTACAGACGGCGGCGATTTTCGTGATTTTTATTACGTCTGTGTGGCCCATTTTGCTCAATACGGCGGTGGGGGTGCGGCAGATTCCCCAGGACTACAAGAATGTGGCGATGGTGTTGCAGCTAAACCCCCGCGCCTATTTTTTCAAGATTCTGCTGCCGGCGGCCTTGCCCTATATCTTTACGGGGTTGCGGATTGCCATTGGTTTGGCCTGGCTGGCGATTATTGCGGCGGAGATTGTCATGTCGGGGGTGGTGGGCATCGGCTTTTTCATCTGGGACGCCTACCAGCAGAACTATGTGAGTGAGGTAATCCTGGCGGTGATTTACATCGGCGCGGTGGGCCTGATCCTAGACCGGCTGGTGGCCTGGGTG